A section of the Lusitaniella coriacea LEGE 07157 genome encodes:
- a CDS encoding squalene/phytoene synthase family protein: protein MDRCTADALEALKQTSRTFYIPISRLPVGLQEAVTSAYLCMRAIDEIEDHPDLESRHKVALLQTISLSLQEATEGEQFERLSLTLNADPNPLPEVSIRVGEWARLAPPTIAPRIWDATAAMSDRMAYWASRNWQVNTEEDLNRYTFSVAGAVGLLLSDLWAWYDGTQTNRSQAIGFGRGLQAVNILRNHKEDLKRGVDFFPNHWTDEQMQTYARHNLALADAYTMALPKGPALGFCQIPLALAHATLDVLAEGHEKLSRSAVVALVQQLTRSK from the coding sequence ATGGATCGATGTACAGCAGATGCCCTAGAAGCGCTAAAACAGACCAGCCGAACGTTTTACATCCCGATTAGTCGGCTGCCCGTCGGTTTGCAAGAAGCAGTCACCTCTGCTTACCTTTGTATGCGAGCCATTGACGAAATTGAAGACCACCCAGACCTAGAAAGCCGCCACAAGGTCGCCCTACTGCAAACCATTAGTTTATCGCTTCAGGAAGCTACAGAGGGAGAACAGTTTGAGCGGTTATCCTTAACTTTGAATGCAGACCCCAACCCCTTGCCGGAAGTCTCCATTCGCGTTGGAGAATGGGCGCGACTCGCCCCGCCAACCATTGCGCCTCGGATTTGGGATGCAACCGCAGCAATGTCAGACCGCATGGCGTATTGGGCATCTCGCAATTGGCAAGTAAATACCGAAGAAGATTTAAATCGCTACACCTTCAGCGTTGCAGGGGCGGTGGGATTGCTGCTGTCTGACCTCTGGGCGTGGTACGACGGAACGCAAACGAATCGTTCTCAAGCGATTGGTTTTGGGCGGGGGCTGCAAGCGGTGAATATTTTGCGCAATCACAAAGAAGATTTGAAGAGAGGGGTCGATTTCTTTCCCAACCACTGGACGGACGAGCAAATGCAAACCTATGCCCGCCATAATCTCGCTTTGGCTGATGCTTATACAATGGCATTACCCAAGGGCCCTGCTTTAGGGTTTTGTCAAATTCCGTTGGCGCTAGCTCACGCTACCTTAGATGTTTTGGCAGAGGGTCACGAGAAACTCAGTCGCAGCGCTGTTGTTGCCCTCGTACAGCAATTGACGAGAAGCAAATAA
- a CDS encoding EI24 domain-containing protein — translation MVCGLIAGASYPFRVLSAFGKSPRLLKFLIIPIVANLVIGIALYFGLLFPAWHWLGEWIVNFSNQLDSLIEDLPYWLSFLEYFIDGLGWLVRVLMVIGLFLVTGFIFLQFGVLLGAPWYGQLSEQMEKFRLGRVEIVEVNIFQDIGRAILFEVKKLALWFAIALPLLILGFVPGIGTAIASIGGIALTATIAGLDFLDGPSERRRFSFRKKLGIIFKTFPASTSFSLVCLLLIGVPLLNLVTIPICVASGTLFWCDRVLPKLPSS, via the coding sequence ATGGTTTGTGGATTGATTGCTGGGGCGAGCTACCCCTTTCGAGTTTTGAGTGCGTTCGGAAAATCGCCTCGTTTGCTCAAATTTTTAATTATTCCCATTGTGGCGAACCTGGTTATTGGGATTGCCTTGTATTTTGGCTTACTTTTCCCAGCTTGGCATTGGTTGGGAGAGTGGATTGTTAACTTCTCGAATCAATTAGATAGCCTAATCGAGGATTTGCCCTATTGGTTGAGCTTTCTTGAGTATTTTATTGATGGATTGGGCTGGTTGGTGCGCGTTTTGATGGTAATAGGACTATTTTTGGTCACGGGTTTCATTTTTCTGCAATTTGGCGTACTCCTGGGCGCGCCGTGGTACGGTCAACTCTCAGAACAAATGGAAAAATTTCGCCTCGGTCGCGTTGAGATTGTTGAGGTCAATATTTTCCAGGATATTGGGCGGGCAATTCTTTTTGAGGTAAAAAAATTAGCATTGTGGTTCGCGATCGCGCTACCGTTACTCATACTAGGATTTGTACCGGGAATTGGCACGGCAATTGCCTCCATTGGCGGGATTGCCCTCACCGCAACCATTGCCGGCTTGGACTTTCTCGATGGCCCTTCAGAACGCCGTCGCTTCAGCTTTCGCAAAAAACTCGGTATTATCTTCAAAACCTTCCCCGCCAGCACCAGTTTTAGCCTGGTTTGTTTGCTCTTAATTGGCGTTCCCCTCTTGAACTTGGTGACAATTCCCATTTGCGTCGCATCGGGGACGCTGTTTTGGTGCGATCGCGTTTTACCCAAACTCCCCTCTTCTTAA
- a CDS encoding helix-hairpin-helix domain-containing protein, which translates to MTDNSVFKRLSQTLNPNRRAIRNRLLSNPYYRLRSRDEIEIALELGLTIDVNRASVDDWLRLPGISIHQARSLVDLAGMGVQLLCPEDLAAALSIPIGRLHPFVPLLDFCYYDPDSLALPQRLNPNTATVEQLGQIPILPPPLARHLVENRLQYGAYRNLADLQQRLALNNHLTEQLMNYLRW; encoded by the coding sequence ATGACTGATAACAGCGTATTTAAGCGATTATCCCAAACCCTTAATCCCAATCGCAGGGCAATTCGCAACCGATTATTAAGCAATCCTTACTATCGTTTGCGATCGCGCGACGAAATTGAAATTGCTCTAGAATTAGGACTAACCATTGATGTTAACCGTGCCAGCGTGGACGATTGGCTGCGACTGCCGGGGATTTCCATTCACCAGGCGCGATCGCTCGTGGATCTTGCGGGAATGGGCGTACAACTCCTTTGCCCAGAAGACCTTGCGGCTGCCTTGAGCATTCCCATTGGTCGTTTGCACCCCTTCGTCCCATTGCTCGATTTTTGTTACTACGATCCCGATAGCCTCGCCTTACCGCAACGGTTAAACCCCAACACGGCGACGGTTGAGCAACTCGGTCAAATTCCCATTCTTCCCCCTCCTCTCGCCCGCCATTTAGTGGAAAATCGCTTGCAGTACGGCGCTTATCGCAACTTAGCCGATCTCCAACAACGATTGGCACTCAACAATCATTTAACGGAACAACTAATGAATTATTTACGCTGGTAG
- the egtD gene encoding L-histidine N(alpha)-methyltransferase, with product MVSTFSSTTQGHSSCSNERLHIEYVNASSHLTATNDAEAVIEGLTRSRSRKTLPPQFFYDDKGSQLFEKICTLPEYYPTRTEAWILQTYASEIVQKMGECELVELGSGSSTKTRLLLDACARQNYPLRYLPIDVSGGILQESAKQLLQDYPTLKVYGLVGTYEQALAKLPPVSLPHRAICFLGSTLGNFYPEECDRLLDRMAATLNKGDFVLLGLDLDKSPTILEPAYNDSQGVTAAFNRNMLSHLNWRFGGNFDPDLFDYEGRYNPEKSQMEMYLTARQSHQVRLEKLDLTVEFSPGEAILTEISRKFNVDRMENYLRDRGLSLIQTWHDPQKWFGLLLSQVL from the coding sequence ATCGTGTCAACTTTTTCATCAACGACTCAGGGGCATTCAAGTTGCTCGAACGAGCGACTGCATATTGAATATGTAAATGCGTCTTCCCATTTAACCGCAACCAATGACGCAGAAGCAGTGATTGAAGGATTAACGCGATCGCGATCGCGCAAAACCTTACCGCCACAATTTTTCTACGACGATAAAGGTTCCCAACTCTTCGAGAAAATCTGCACCTTACCGGAATATTACCCCACGCGCACCGAAGCCTGGATTTTGCAAACCTACGCCAGCGAAATCGTGCAAAAAATGGGAGAGTGCGAACTCGTGGAACTCGGTAGCGGGAGTTCGACCAAAACCCGCCTGCTGCTTGATGCTTGCGCGCGCCAAAACTATCCCTTACGCTACCTTCCCATTGATGTTAGCGGGGGGATTTTGCAAGAGAGTGCAAAGCAATTATTGCAAGATTATCCCACCCTCAAAGTCTATGGTTTGGTAGGAACCTACGAACAAGCCCTCGCAAAACTTCCCCCCGTTTCCTTACCCCATCGCGCAATTTGCTTTTTAGGCAGTACCTTGGGCAACTTTTATCCCGAAGAATGCGATCGCCTCCTGGATCGAATGGCTGCGACCCTCAATAAGGGCGATTTTGTTTTACTCGGTCTTGACCTCGATAAATCCCCAACCATTCTCGAACCAGCATACAACGACAGTCAGGGCGTTACCGCCGCGTTCAACCGCAATATGCTCTCCCATTTAAACTGGCGGTTTGGGGGCAATTTCGATCCCGATTTGTTTGATTATGAAGGACGCTACAATCCGGAAAAATCGCAGATGGAAATGTATTTAACCGCACGCCAATCCCATCAAGTTCGTTTGGAAAAATTGGATTTAACTGTTGAATTTTCCCCTGGAGAAGCAATTCTCACGGAAATTTCTCGCAAGTTTAATGTAGATCGAATGGAAAATTATTTGCGCGATCGCGGACTCTCCTTAATTCAAACCTGGCACGATCCCCAAAAATGGTTTGGTCTGTTATTATCTCAAGTCCTGTAA
- the fumC gene encoding class II fumarate hydratase, translating into MQSISSPILTRTETDSMGAIEVPRDRYWGAQTQRSLHYFAIGNDVMPREMIRAFGVLKKAAARVNVELGKLPEEKAQWIVAAAEDAIAGKLDDHFPLRIWQTGSGTQTNMNANETIANRAIELAGGILGSKDPIHPNDHVNLSQSSNDTFPTAMHIAAVERIQQHLVPRVKTLRDALQEKVEAFEEIVKIGRTHLMDAVPLTLGQEFSGYVAQLDRNLQHLDCVLPPLYELALGGTAVGTGLNSHRLFAVQVADEIAQLTGQPFTSAPNKFAAIAAHDAIALASGALKTLACSLMKIANDLRWMGSGPRCGLGELVLPANEPGSSIMPGKVNPTQCEAMTMVCVQVMGNDAAIGFACSQGNFELNVFKPAIAFNLLNSIRLLGDACSSFRDHLVVGLEPNREQIDYFLNNSLMLVTALNPHIGYDKAAQVAKKAHKEGTTLREACVELGFLTPEEFDRWVQPEQMTYPQG; encoded by the coding sequence ATGCAATCCATTTCTTCCCCAATTTTAACCCGGACAGAAACTGATAGTATGGGCGCGATTGAAGTGCCGCGCGATCGGTATTGGGGCGCGCAGACGCAGCGTTCCCTGCATTATTTCGCGATTGGCAATGACGTGATGCCCAGAGAGATGATCCGTGCTTTTGGCGTTCTCAAAAAGGCTGCCGCGCGGGTTAATGTGGAGTTGGGCAAATTACCGGAAGAGAAGGCTCAATGGATTGTTGCTGCCGCCGAGGACGCGATCGCGGGAAAGTTAGACGATCATTTTCCTTTGCGCATTTGGCAAACGGGAAGCGGCACGCAAACGAATATGAATGCCAACGAAACAATCGCGAACCGTGCCATTGAATTGGCGGGGGGCATTTTGGGTAGCAAGGATCCGATTCACCCTAACGATCACGTTAATTTGTCTCAATCCTCGAACGATACATTCCCTACAGCGATGCATATTGCGGCAGTGGAACGGATTCAGCAGCATTTGGTTCCGAGGGTCAAAACCCTTCGGGACGCGCTTCAGGAGAAAGTGGAAGCGTTTGAGGAGATTGTGAAAATCGGTCGGACGCATTTGATGGATGCGGTGCCTTTAACCTTGGGACAGGAATTTTCTGGCTACGTCGCGCAACTGGATCGGAATTTGCAGCACCTCGATTGCGTTCTTCCCCCTTTGTATGAGTTGGCTTTGGGGGGAACGGCGGTGGGGACGGGACTCAACAGCCATCGGTTGTTTGCGGTGCAGGTTGCGGATGAAATCGCGCAGTTAACGGGACAGCCCTTTACTAGCGCCCCCAATAAGTTTGCAGCAATTGCCGCCCACGACGCGATCGCGCTGGCAAGTGGCGCGCTGAAAACCCTTGCCTGTTCCTTGATGAAAATTGCCAACGATTTGCGCTGGATGGGATCGGGGCCCCGGTGTGGTTTGGGAGAGTTGGTTTTACCGGCGAACGAACCCGGTTCTTCGATTATGCCCGGTAAGGTCAATCCTACTCAATGCGAGGCGATGACGATGGTTTGCGTTCAGGTGATGGGCAATGATGCGGCGATTGGTTTTGCGTGCAGTCAGGGGAATTTTGAGCTGAATGTCTTCAAACCCGCGATCGCGTTTAACCTCCTCAACTCTATTCGACTCTTGGGGGATGCTTGTTCTTCTTTTCGAGATCATTTAGTTGTGGGACTCGAACCCAATCGGGAGCAAATCGACTATTTTCTCAATAACTCTTTGATGCTCGTGACTGCCCTCAATCCCCACATCGGCTACGATAAAGCGGCTCAGGTGGCGAAGAAGGCTCACAAGGAAGGGACGACACTGCGCGAAGCCTGCGTTGAGTTGGGATTCCTCACCCCAGAAGAATTCGATCGCTGGGTGCAACCCGAGCAAATGACGTATCCTCAAGGGTGA
- a CDS encoding TPM domain-containing protein has product MRQGIRRWGFICLLCCAIALFPPISHAVTVQEVPNPRESYGGWVTDMADILLNDTEDRLNRIISELEAKNGTEMAVVTVRETAPSPTPKAFATELFNTWGIGKKGENNGVLFLISKGDRRVEIETGYGIAEILPDVRVANIIETEIVPRFKQKDFDGGAIAGTEELATILAGESPLSQQFDADIEPRFGSRAIWNFWSQIFAAIAGVNFIFAWYFLRRRNPLPPFGESRFNLSLNRHSYLLLYLCMTFAIASVLLYFMAQMQYPLPFILKSFGAVFLLSGIELARTQKEWLPLLLMLVFLSIVGMAIFPLSFPLLIGLCGAILPTNLLTFLAKRYLRKRYACNDCEHPLKKVAKKELEPHLTPAKKAARKRGSTTFEGWKCTHCYPPDAQQGLSVVAYILNHSRFHECPTCKELTVTQKTQRILRPTSMSYGKKLRTDECHCCDYQKEVELLIPKKIRISRQLSRTWRTRSWGSGSGSSSSGYSCSSGYSGGSSCSSSGGGSSFGGGESGGGGAGGDW; this is encoded by the coding sequence CCTCCTGAACGATACAGAAGATCGACTCAATCGCATTATTTCCGAACTCGAAGCGAAAAATGGTACGGAAATGGCAGTGGTTACTGTGCGAGAAACAGCGCCGTCCCCCACCCCGAAAGCCTTTGCAACGGAATTATTCAATACTTGGGGAATTGGCAAAAAAGGAGAGAATAACGGCGTATTATTTTTGATTTCCAAAGGGGATCGTCGGGTGGAAATTGAAACCGGATACGGCATCGCCGAGATTTTACCCGATGTGCGGGTGGCAAATATTATTGAAACCGAGATCGTCCCTCGCTTTAAACAAAAAGATTTTGATGGCGGCGCGATCGCGGGGACTGAAGAACTCGCGACCATTTTAGCGGGAGAAAGCCCCCTCTCCCAACAATTCGATGCCGATATCGAGCCGAGATTTGGGAGTCGCGCGATTTGGAACTTTTGGAGTCAAATTTTTGCTGCAATTGCAGGAGTTAACTTTATTTTTGCCTGGTACTTCCTGCGCCGACGCAATCCCCTTCCCCCTTTTGGAGAATCTCGATTTAACCTCTCCCTCAACCGCCACAGCTACTTGCTTCTTTATCTTTGCATGACGTTCGCGATCGCGTCTGTGCTGCTATATTTCATGGCGCAAATGCAATATCCCCTACCCTTCATTCTCAAAAGCTTTGGTGCTGTCTTCCTCCTATCGGGAATCGAACTGGCAAGAACTCAAAAAGAGTGGCTACCTCTTCTCCTGATGCTCGTCTTTCTCTCAATTGTTGGAATGGCAATCTTCCCCCTCTCCTTCCCCCTTCTCATTGGACTCTGTGGCGCAATCCTCCCCACCAACCTCCTCACCTTCCTCGCCAAGCGTTACCTGAGAAAACGCTACGCTTGCAATGATTGCGAACATCCCCTGAAAAAAGTTGCCAAAAAAGAACTCGAACCCCACCTCACCCCCGCCAAAAAAGCCGCGCGGAAACGGGGAAGCACTACCTTTGAAGGATGGAAATGCACCCACTGTTACCCCCCTGACGCGCAACAAGGGTTGAGTGTTGTGGCTTATATCCTCAACCACTCCCGGTTTCACGAATGTCCCACCTGCAAAGAACTCACCGTCACTCAGAAAACCCAGCGAATTCTGCGTCCCACGTCGATGAGTTATGGCAAAAAATTGAGAACTGATGAATGTCACTGCTGCGATTACCAAAAAGAAGTCGAACTCTTAATTCCCAAAAAAATTCGCATCTCTCGCCAACTCTCTCGAACATGGCGTACCCGTTCTTGGGGTAGCGGTAGCGGTAGCAGTTCTAGCGGTTACAGTTGCAGTAGCGGCTATAGCGGCGGAAGCAGTTGCAGCAGCAGTGGAGGAGGGAGTAGCTTCGGCGGCGGCGAAAGTGGTGGCGGCGGTGCTGGTGGCGATTGGTAA
- a CDS encoding pentapeptide repeat-containing protein: MKFKILTILTALTTLAIASPGKAFEPAQLQQLLQTSECGGCDLSGANLAGVDLSGTHLIGADLRNADLRGANLTNANLEGADLTGATLEGANLTQVLATNATFANTDLDGANLTAARLYDVDVRGASMNDMIITDAEIFETGIGIGGSLEEVDPELVPHE, from the coding sequence ATGAAATTTAAGATTCTAACAATTCTCACCGCCCTCACCACCCTTGCAATTGCAAGTCCCGGTAAAGCCTTTGAACCCGCTCAACTCCAACAACTCCTGCAAACTAGCGAATGTGGCGGTTGCGACCTCTCCGGCGCGAATTTAGCTGGCGTTGACCTCTCTGGAACCCATTTAATTGGTGCGGACTTGAGAAATGCCGATTTGCGCGGTGCAAACCTCACCAACGCTAACTTAGAAGGCGCGGATTTAACCGGAGCAACTCTTGAAGGGGCAAACTTAACCCAAGTTTTAGCAACGAATGCTACTTTTGCCAACACCGATCTTGACGGTGCGAACTTAACCGCCGCTCGACTCTACGACGTTGACGTTCGTGGCGCATCGATGAACGATATGATTATCACCGATGCAGAAATCTTTGAAACCGGGATTGGCATTGGGGGAAGTCTTGAAGAAGTTGACCCAGAACTCGTTCCCCACGAATAA